The nucleotide sequence TCAGCTCAACAGATTTTTCTTCACCTTCTTTCATTCCCACCAGCTCTTTTTCCAAATCCGGCAGAAGCTGTTTCTCTCCAAGCTGCACAGTAAGAGGTTCTTCCTCTTTGGTTGAATCAACCACTGTTCCGTCTTCGATAGTTACCGTATAATGAAAGGTAACTTTTGAATTGTTTCCTGCTTCCATCTTACACCTCTTTATTTGATTGCTGTTTCGAACGTTCCCACAATTGATAAAAACCTTTATCAAAGACAGGATTAATGTGAACACAGCTAAATTATACACCCTTTTCAGGGCGTTGGTCTCTAACCTAACACTTGATTTATAAAAATCAATAGCGAATTTAAAATTAAAATGTTGAATTAAGACCTTTGAATAACTCAGGAAGCGCGGCTTTAGCCGGGCAAGCGTTCTTTTGAAATTCAGTATTCACAGGCCTGCGGGACTAAAGTAATGTATCCTACATATTTACCAGCCTCCGGCTGGTGCTACCCACTTCCTAAAACATGGAAAAACAAATTATTCAAAGGTCTTAAATTGTGATTTCTAAGCTTTTAAAATAATAATTCTGAATTATCAGCCTTTATACGCTTTCTTTCCTGAGACGGTTGGATAAAATGTGAGCAATTCTGGTGGGCTCCGGTATTCTGTAACCCCGGGCATATTTCAAAATTATATTTATACTGTCCTGAGTGTCAATCAAATTACCCGGGGATATGAATACTGGTTTTACATTGTTTTTAGTTCTGACTACGGCACCTACTTCTTTATGTTTGTAATGCATGATGCTGAAGCTGCCTTTAATCAAGCCGGGTTCTTGATATTCACCTACAAGTCTGTTTTTAGCGCAGCCTACAGAAACTTTGTTAAAAACAACGCCGAAATGGGAAGCAAGCCCCAGAAAACGCGGATGAGCTATGCCCTGTGAATCCAGAATATAAATATCTGGCTCATATCTGAGCTTCTGCATTGTTTGGTAAATGATTGGAAGTTCCCTGAAGGAAAGCAGGCCGGGGATATATGGCAGTTTAATCTTTTGGGTATGAAATGCTTTCTGAATGAGATTCATGTCATTGTTTAAAACTGCTATGCAGCAAAATCCTATTCCCGTCTTCCGCTCAAATGAAACATCAACTCCAGCCACAAGTTTTGGTTTGGTATTTTCCAGTGGACAAATTTTTACTTTTTCTGCTAATTTTATTTGCAGTTTTCTTAAATGTGAGTACATATAATAAATCTATAGTTTTATTCTTTGCAAAAAGAAAGTAAAAATGATTATTCGAGAGTTTTGGATAATTTTGGAAGCAGGTCTTCAGGCCTGCAGGTGAAGGAGACTCTGTTTGAAAACAAAATGTATCCCCTCTGCATCTCCCCTAATATAGGGGAGAAGAAAGTGCCGGTCACTTATTCAAAACTCTCATAATGTATTGAGGTGTTAAAATGAAAATAGGTTTAAGTCTGGGAAGCGGAGCAGCAAGAGGGCTCTCTCATATAGGACTGCTTAAAGCTTTTGAGGAGGAAGAAATCGTCCCTTACGCAATAAGCGGAAGCAGTATGGGGGCACTTATAGGGGGTGCCTATGCAGCCGGATATGATATGTCTACTCTGGATAAAAAAATCAGAAATCTTGACTGGAAAATCTTTACAGAATTCTTCGATATAAAAATATCCAAAAATGGTATTGTGGACGGGAAGAAAATAGAAAAATTTATTTATGAGTTTACAGGGGATATAGATATTTCAATGCTTGAGGTTAAGTTTTCATGCGTTGCCACAGATGTGCTCACAGGCCGGGAGGTGGTTTTTAATTCCGGCAGTCTGATCAAAGCTATCAGAGCAAGTATTTCGTTTCCGGGCATTTTTGTCCCTCAATATTATGAAGATCAGTTTTTGATAGACGGTGGGATCAGAAATCCTGTCCCTGTTGATCTTTTGCCGGATGAATGTGATATAAAATTTGCTGTGGATGTCGGGCCTTTTGTGGAAAAAGAGAAATTTGTTACAAAGATTAAAAACGGAACAAAAAAGGGTGATGAAAAGAAAAAGGAGAAATTTTCTTTTTCTCTTAATAATATAATAAAAGATATTTTATCCAGAAACGGTGATGATGAAGAAGTGGTTTATCCCAATATATTTGAAACACTTATCCAGACCGTGGCAATCATGCAGAACTCTGTTTTTGAAAGTAAATTGAAAGCAAACAGTCATTGCCAAATTATTCGGCCTCAATTAAATAAATTTAAGCTGACGGATTTTACAAGTGCGGCAGAGATTATTGATATCGGCTATGAGGAGGGTAAAAAAATGATAAAGGAGTATATTTATGAAAATTGAATCCAGGGAAAAAAGAGTTGCCTATGCCGGAATGATTGTAGCACTCATGGCAGTGAGTGCCTTTATGAAGATTCCTCTTCCCACTGTTCCAATAACTTTTCAACCCTTGGTAGTTATGCTTGTGCCTATGGTATTCGGGGTTTCTGTGTCTTTTATCGGCATGTTTTTATATTTGCTGCTCGGACTTATCGGGCTGCCAATCTTTGCCCACGGCGGAGGGATAGCATATGTGCTTAACCCCACTTTCGGTTATCTGGTGGGTTTTGTGGTTTCTTCTGTAGTAATAGGCTATATATCTGACAAGGCAGAAAATATCAAAGGTTTTATCAGCGGCGGTTTACTGGGCCTTATTATAATTTATTTTCTTGGGGTTTGCTATCTTTTTATAAATATCAACTATATTCAGGACAAGCCAATGTCAATGATGACAGCATTAAAGATTGGTTTTTTTATACCAATATGGCTGGATTTGGTGAAACTGGTTGTTGCAGCTTTTATTGCCGGAAAACTGCGAAAAATAATAAAATGAGGTTAGTTAGTGAGGGAGTGAAATAGAAAGATAGAAGCAAAGCTAAAGGTTGGTGTTAAGAAAGTTGATAAAGTTGGGTGCGTGGTTGGCACCTCAATTACCTTTAATACCCATAATACCCTTACTACCTTTTTAATACGTTTCACGGTTTTATTTTATATATCGGATGAGATCTTTGTGGTCGCTGATTACCGGAGCTTCGTATAGGTTGTTGTTGAAAGCCAGAAAAGGAACACCCGATTTTTTTGCTGCAAAATAATCGGTACTGGAATCGCCTATATAAATAGTATCTTTCTCTTCGATATTGAAAAAATCTAAAATCTTATAAATGCCTTCCGGATGAGGTTTGGAGTTTTCCACGTCAAAGGAGGTGATTTTGCAGCCGAAAAACCTGTCGATTTCGTAATGCTCCAGGAGGTAATGGAGGGAATGTCCTCTGTTTGTAAATACAGCCATTTTAAGTCCTTTCTCATGCAGTATTTTCAGAGTTTCTTTTAAATTTTTCTCCGGTTTCATGAGTCCTAAGAAATTTTTGAAGCTCATGTTATTTGCAAAATCAAGTATATCTTTTATCTTATTTTTGTCTTTAGTAAGCATGCTTATTATTTCCACATTAGTCTTCATCATGGCTTTGTTGACCTGCTCAATATCATTTTTGTTTATTTTAGGAAGGTCAAATTTTTCCGATATAAAATCATAATAGGCCAATACAGCTTCTCTGCTGTCAAAGAGCACACCGTCACAGTCGTAAATTATCAGTTTTGTCAAAATAATCCTCCGATTTTCACAGTTTATATTAGATTAAAAAAAATATTAAAAATTACAAGATTTTTTCCCTGCCGCATTGTTTTTACGAAAATAACTAAACCTTTAAAATTTTTCCATTTTAATAACCTCAAATACTTTAAATATCTCCAAATACCTCAATTTCGCGTATTCGTGCCACACATCACGGATTACGTATACAAAGTATACGACCTTTTAATAAGTACCCCACTCAACCTCCCCTAAATTAGGGGGGGAGCTTTCTTGTCCCACCTATCAAAGAGTTAGGAGGGGATTAAGAAGTGGTAAAATTTATAAGAATACATTATTCAAATGACTCAGTATGTGAATTTAGTAAGTATGCCAAAGTCAAAACATGGTTGATATGAATAATCGGTTGTTGTATATTTTTCTCATGTATAAACTTTTATCATCAACTGCTAAATACAGTCCGGTCGATTTTTTTGGTCTTTACTTGAGTATTTTTTTCTTCAGCGGACTGAGTTAAATGGAAAAATGGAGTGTTATTAAGCACTACAGAGATATCTTAGCTTCCGAAAAAGGGACAATTTTGAAAAATGCCAGGACAAAAGTTGCCCTTGTTTATCCCAACAATTATGAAATTGGAATGCAAAATATTGGGTTTCAAACGGCTTACCGTATATTCAATTCTTTTCAGGATGTTTGCTGCGAACGGTTTGTGCTGGATTTTTATGAGGACAACCTTTCTATAGAAAATCAGCGTTTTCTGGCTGAGTTTGACATAATAGCTTTAAGTATAAATTATGAAGAGGATGTTCTGAACTTCATTAAGTTTCTGGATTCCCAGAAGATTCCTGTGTTTACAGACGACAGAGGAGTCGAACATCCGCCGGTTATAGCTGGAGGAGCATTATCGCTGATAAATCCCTGTCTCCTGTATTCGATTGTTGATCTCCAGCTGGCCGGCGATATCGAACCGATGATTCCTGATTTAAAAAATGTTTTTGAGCACTATAAAGATAAAAAGGATTTTTTGTGTAAAATCGGTGCATTAAGTTATGCGGTGGTTTACAGCAAAACAGAAAGGGTTAAGCCTTTAAGAAAAAAAAATGAAGATTTTGCCCGATCCTGCATCATAAGCGGGAAGGGGGAGTTTGCAGGAGAGTATCTTGTCGAGCTTTCCAGCGGATGTAAATATAACTGCAGGTTCTGCACCGCTTCCTATTCGTTTAAACCCTATCGAATCTTTAACAGAAAAAAAATTATAGAAACTGTAAAAAAAGAATGCCGGGTAAAAAATCTCGGATTGATAAGCGCTGCTTTTGGTGATCTTCCGGATATTTATGATTTACTCACTGAGTTGAAAATGATGGGTTACAATGTTTCTGTTTCTTCTCTTAGAATTGATTCTCTGGATGATAAACTTCTTTCTCTGTTGAAAAGCATGGGTGTCAGATCTGTCACGATAGCCGAAGAAACGGCCTCTGAGAAACTAAAGAAGGTTATTGCAAAAAATATAACTCCTGATCAAATATATAAAAAAACTGAGATTATAGCAAAAGCCGGAATTGAAAATTTAAAACTTTACTATATGATAGGTCTGCCTTTTGAAAAAGAAGACGACATTCACCTGATAGTTGACAGAGTAAAACAAGTGTCAGACATTTTTCGCGAAACGCAGGTTAAGTATTACAATCGTATAGGAAGAATCAGAGTATCTGTAAATATTTTTATTCCGAAGCCTTTTACCCCTTTCCAATATTTTGAGCCGGATGAAAGGTCACCCCTTAAAAGAAAAATCAGTTTGCTGAAAAAAGGAGTGGCACGAATTCCCAATGTTAAGTTTGAAATAATGTCATATAATTCTGCTGAATTACAGATACTTCTCTCCCAATCGGGGTTTGAGGTAAAAGAATTTTATAAAGAATATATGGAAAACGGATTTCAGATTAAATCAGCAATAAATCAATACAGAAGATATAAGTGTTCAAAAGGCGGCAATATTAATGAAAAACTTGATTGGGAGAAACTGATCGATCATAATACAGATGAATTATTACAAAGAGAGTATGAAAAATGCTTAAAAGTAAAAGAGGAATAATATATTACGATATAAACACAATCTGCAGTGATATCGTATGTTTTACTGCAGGCGGCAGGGATTTTGCATTATCAGAAAACCAAAATCTCAGCGACAATTATGCGAATTACAGAGTTTTGACAGATGTTTTTAATTTCCCTTCTCTACCTTTTACTGTAAGTCAGATTCATTCTGCAAATATCTATGACTTTGATAACAAAGATAAAAATGAATCGGAAGGATATGATGGCATTATTACATCTCAGCTTGATTTGCCGTTGGGAATTCTTACAGCCGACTGTTTTTCCGTGCAGCTTATTGGGGGTAATAATATAGCAAATTTGCACTGCGGCTGGAGGAGTATCTATGCCGGGATAATAAACAATGCCGTTGATATTTTTCAAAGCAGAGGAGATAAGATTGATACAGCTGTTGTTAATATAGGTATCTGTACAGATTGTTATGAAGTGTCCCCTGGTCTTGTTGGTAGTTTTATTGAAAAATTTCAATTCAATGATATTTACAAAGAAAAAGACGGCAGCTGCTATCTTAACTTGCGCAAGATTATTGAAAATATTCTGAAGTTTTCAGGAGTAAACCGAATTATTCATTTACAAAGGTGTACTTTTTGTAATAAATACTTATATTCTTACAGAAGGGATGGAGAAAATACGGGAAGGCTGCTTTCCGTGATTATGAGGAAATCATGATTGCAGAAAATCTTGCTGAGATAAATAACAGGATAAAAAAAGCGACAGAAAAGTCCCCTCAAATAAATAAAGACGTTACCCTTGTTGCAGTGAGCAAGACGTTTCCATCTTCCAGCATCAGAGAAGCATACCAGGCTGGTCAGAAAATCTTCGGCGAAAACAAGGTGCAGGAGGCACTGGATAAGATTGATGAGTGTAAAGATTTATCTGAGGCGGAATTTCACATGATTGGCCATTTGCAAAGCAATAAAGTTAAATATATCCCCGGCGTTTTTAAACTTATACATTCGGTGGACAGGAAAAGTCTGGTAAAAGAGATGCATAAAAGGTTTTATCGAGAAGGTAGAAAGCAGGATATACTGGTGCAAGTGAATCTGGCTCTTGAGGAACAGAAAGGCGGCGTTAACCAGACAAACCTGGATGATTTACTGGAATATATTCTTCAGTGTAACTCACTGAATTTAAGGGGATTTATGCTAATGCCTCCTTTTCTGGAAAATCCCGAAGACAATAGATATCTTTTTGCAAAAATGTATGAACTATTTGCACAGTACAAAGATCAGTTTGAGAAGTCCGGCACAGAGGGTTTTGATACGTTATCAATGGGTATGAGTGCTGATTTTGAAATAGCTGTAGAGGAAGGTTCTAATATGGTCAGAGTGGGCTCGAAAATTTTTGGCCAAAGAAATTATAATAAGTGAGGTTTTAATGTTTTTAATCGGTTTTATAGTAAAGCTTTATATTATCGTTTTGTTGTTGCGCACCTCCATGACAAAGCAGGAATTATATTTTAATCCCTTTGGCAAAATTGTGGCTTCTATGACTGAACCAGTGTACGGAGCCCTTCTTAAAGGCAAAAATAAATCCCAGGCGGATAAGCTGACTCCTGTGCTGATTTTGCTGATTGTTGTGCTCTATGCTTTTTTATTCTGGGTGTTCAGCGGTTATCCTTTTATGCAGGCACTGTTTGTGACCATTGACGATATTCTTATATTTCTGATGCTTTTTTATATTATTGCTATCATTCTTGGAAGTATGGTTAATACCTACGGAGCAA is from Flexistipes sinusarabici DSM 4947 and encodes:
- a CDS encoding biotin transporter BioY, giving the protein MKIESREKRVAYAGMIVALMAVSAFMKIPLPTVPITFQPLVVMLVPMVFGVSVSFIGMFLYLLLGLIGLPIFAHGGGIAYVLNPTFGYLVGFVVSSVVIGYISDKAENIKGFISGGLLGLIIIYFLGVCYLFININYIQDKPMSMMTALKIGFFIPIWLDLVKLVVAAFIAGKLRKIIK
- a CDS encoding YggS family pyridoxal phosphate-dependent enzyme yields the protein MIAENLAEINNRIKKATEKSPQINKDVTLVAVSKTFPSSSIREAYQAGQKIFGENKVQEALDKIDECKDLSEAEFHMIGHLQSNKVKYIPGVFKLIHSVDRKSLVKEMHKRFYREGRKQDILVQVNLALEEQKGGVNQTNLDDLLEYILQCNSLNLRGFMLMPPFLENPEDNRYLFAKMYELFAQYKDQFEKSGTEGFDTLSMGMSADFEIAVEEGSNMVRVGSKIFGQRNYNK
- a CDS encoding patatin-like phospholipase family protein, whose amino-acid sequence is MKIGLSLGSGAARGLSHIGLLKAFEEEEIVPYAISGSSMGALIGGAYAAGYDMSTLDKKIRNLDWKIFTEFFDIKISKNGIVDGKKIEKFIYEFTGDIDISMLEVKFSCVATDVLTGREVVFNSGSLIKAIRASISFPGIFVPQYYEDQFLIDGGIRNPVPVDLLPDECDIKFAVDVGPFVEKEKFVTKIKNGTKKGDEKKKEKFSFSLNNIIKDILSRNGDDEEVVYPNIFETLIQTVAIMQNSVFESKLKANSHCQIIRPQLNKFKLTDFTSAAEIIDIGYEEGKKMIKEYIYEN
- a CDS encoding polyphenol oxidase family protein translates to MLKSKRGIIYYDINTICSDIVCFTAGGRDFALSENQNLSDNYANYRVLTDVFNFPSLPFTVSQIHSANIYDFDNKDKNESEGYDGIITSQLDLPLGILTADCFSVQLIGGNNIANLHCGWRSIYAGIINNAVDIFQSRGDKIDTAVVNIGICTDCYEVSPGLVGSFIEKFQFNDIYKEKDGSCYLNLRKIIENILKFSGVNRIIHLQRCTFCNKYLYSYRRDGENTGRLLSVIMRKS
- a CDS encoding HAD family hydrolase codes for the protein MTKLIIYDCDGVLFDSREAVLAYYDFISEKFDLPKINKNDIEQVNKAMMKTNVEIISMLTKDKNKIKDILDFANNMSFKNFLGLMKPEKNLKETLKILHEKGLKMAVFTNRGHSLHYLLEHYEIDRFFGCKITSFDVENSKPHPEGIYKILDFFNIEEKDTIYIGDSSTDYFAAKKSGVPFLAFNNNLYEAPVISDHKDLIRYIK
- a CDS encoding endonuclease V: MYSHLRKLQIKLAEKVKICPLENTKPKLVAGVDVSFERKTGIGFCCIAVLNNDMNLIQKAFHTQKIKLPYIPGLLSFRELPIIYQTMQKLRYEPDIYILDSQGIAHPRFLGLASHFGVVFNKVSVGCAKNRLVGEYQEPGLIKGSFSIMHYKHKEVGAVVRTKNNVKPVFISPGNLIDTQDSINIILKYARGYRIPEPTRIAHILSNRLRKESV
- a CDS encoding radical SAM protein, which codes for MEKWSVIKHYRDILASEKGTILKNARTKVALVYPNNYEIGMQNIGFQTAYRIFNSFQDVCCERFVLDFYEDNLSIENQRFLAEFDIIALSINYEEDVLNFIKFLDSQKIPVFTDDRGVEHPPVIAGGALSLINPCLLYSIVDLQLAGDIEPMIPDLKNVFEHYKDKKDFLCKIGALSYAVVYSKTERVKPLRKKNEDFARSCIISGKGEFAGEYLVELSSGCKYNCRFCTASYSFKPYRIFNRKKIIETVKKECRVKNLGLISAAFGDLPDIYDLLTELKMMGYNVSVSSLRIDSLDDKLLSLLKSMGVRSVTIAEETASEKLKKVIAKNITPDQIYKKTEIIAKAGIENLKLYYMIGLPFEKEDDIHLIVDRVKQVSDIFRETQVKYYNRIGRIRVSVNIFIPKPFTPFQYFEPDERSPLKRKISLLKKGVARIPNVKFEIMSYNSAELQILLSQSGFEVKEFYKEYMENGFQIKSAINQYRRYKCSKGGNINEKLDWEKLIDHNTDELLQREYEKCLKVKEE